CATATTTCAAGACAAGAACACTTCAACACTAGCAGTTGTCATCAACTGGCAGATAGGACATACACTAACTAATCCTTCACAATCTTTACACAAACACAAGTGTCTACAAGGCATCAATAAGATGCATACCTCCTTTAATTTGCATACCTTGCAGATAATGCCTTTTTTCGTCGATGCACACTTACCAGAACCACTAGGAATATTGCTGAGCCTATTGTTTCGATCAATGTAGGATGCAGCATCATCTAGCTCATTGTCTCCCATCCCTTCTTTTCCTTGTTCAGCAGATTGCATCGCTTGCTGAAGGTTCGTTTTTAAAGTGTTGACTAAAGATTCGTTACACTTGGCTCTGTAACACCAATTTTGCGCCTCAGCTGTAACTTGCTTCATCCGTTCAACTAGTTCTCTGTTCTTCTGATTTATGTTCTCTAACTCAATATCCTTCTCTTGCAACTTAGTGCCAACATTCTTCTCGACTGCACTCAGTAACGAAGCCATATGTCTCTGCTTTATGTCTCTAACACCTCTAGCCCAAGTTTCTTCCtgtaaaaaaggtaaaaaattaACAACATTAAATTAACTTGGGTTACAGGCCTTGTTAATTCCTTAATCATCCACACATTTTTACAATGTCTTTCTACAAAGATACTGCATATTGGTTCTTCTTATTTAATAAGACCACAGTATCATAGGTGGCGTCCAACCAATTCTAAAAATAACACCAAATTATGTTAATTTCTTACTGCTTGCACATATCTTGTAACTTCTTTCTAATAGATGTCGATATGTCTTTACttataattaatacaaacaaGGTGTAATCTAGGCTCAAAGTTTCAGCCTTCAGGAGAATGGTAGGCCAAAACACATAGATGGCCCCTCAAACTTGGTACTCTTTCGGCttttcgttttaatttgtttgtcttactttctTTTTTGACAACTCTTTAATGTCTACTTTCCACCCAGCATGGTTAacaccacaagattaaaggacatttaggtacattcttttatttttttggatgacaaggaaacccgcagccgctaTGTTGGAGAACAAATTCATCTAGCTCAAGTCCTTACAGACTGTGGGAAGCAGGTAGACAATATTACCAAGTTCCACTGTGAGTACAAAACATGTGTATCAAAACATATATCCTTTCATTTCGGTTAAGCAAATTATATCAGATGTTAGGAAAATGCTGTACCATACCTGAGTCTTAAGATACTGATCAAATTCCTTCTTCTGGCGTTCCATTTCTGTTTTAATGTTGTCACCAAGGGACATTATAACTGATGCTGATGCATTGATACTTCCACTTGCAGAAGAGAGAGAAGAGTTGGGTTCATCGTCATCATATGATAGCTTTAAACCAGTAGATACAGGATTTTGGGCAGGAACATTTGCTGGCCGTTCAGTGTCATCATGAACCAAATTATGATTCAAGGAAAATTGAAGCTTTTGCTGCCTGGAAACACCTGCTTCGCTTCCTCGATTATGCCGAATCATAGGCGTAGCATGCtcatttacaaaataatttacaGGATCAGCAGAGGATCCAAGTGGCACTGTAGCAAAAGAAAGAGCACATTGTAAATAGTAAATACTTCTTCTATATAGCAAACTACATATCAGTATGAGTTTACTAGTGGTGAAGAAAGACTACCATGCCGAGAACAAATTCACGGAAACATCAAACTAGAAATTGAGTGATGCCTTTGCCTCTAGAATTTTGTTGCAAGATCCCAAAGACTATTGATATCCTCGAGCATAAACTTAGGtgtgaaaatataataatgaagtTTACCTCTTCTAATAAGAGTTGGTAACTTGGTATgctcctcaattttttttatagtacaCAAAATGTTCCAGTATTTGCTATGTCAGTTAATACAGGGCAACTTTTAACTCCAATTCATAAACCATATTATTGAAGTTAGGCTAAAGCTATATTTAAGGCATAGACTTCCCAACAAACTCAACTCTATTTTCAGTTCCTCTTCCCGCATTTTTACCCACCCTGCTTAAAACATTGAATAGCTGAGATATGCCTGCTAATACCTTTGGCCTTTCCTGTAAATCTTGACTTACCGAGCACAACCCAAGGCTTGTTAGTACAAATACAACATTACAGCACAATAATGGCTGTAAGATAAAACTAAGAGAAATGTGTTCATGACCACAACCCAAGGTTTAGTACAAATACCAAGAAGAACTTGAGATACACTTCTAAAAGACACCAAAAAGGTGTTCATGAGACCTTTTCGAAAAGATTAAAAAGATCCCATGAGAAATGTCAGAATTGCAGCATCAGTAGTAGAAAGACAAGATAAGACTTACCAAATAGTTAATACAGATGAAGtcactcaattttttaaaaaaaaacatgaaatgcTGATAAATATATAAGAGCATTTGAGGTTCCCTTAGCttatatgtttcaaattttCGTCATCTTTTTGTACTGATAAGTACATGAAAGACCCCTAATAGTAAGCGAAATCTAGACTACAGGCTTAGCAAGAGGTAGCTAAACTGCAACACTGGAAATAAGAGAAGAATTCTGAAACAAAATTCAATGCTGTTCTATCAAATTTGGTCGGCCACTATTAACTGTACACCTGCAACTTGGTATGCCCATTGAAGGTTCACAATAGCTATAGTGATTCAGAAAGTTCATAGAATCGATAACAATAAACAATGTTCAAAACccatttacaataattttacaGAGCTTTACAGCTAGAAGCATCTTCGTGAACAAATAAAGATATAGCAGCAAGTGTTCAATAGATTGAAAagcgaaaaaaaaaaaacagatacATATACTTGCCATGCTGTTGAGAATGATATACAAATACTGAACAGCTCACAATCCAATTTACATATGTTAATAGAAGAGAAACTCACAGCTTCCGAATAATTGAAGTTGATTTGGTGCACTAGGAGGATACTGGAAACCATTCGCATCCACGAAAATTGGAAGTTGAGTGTTAGTGCCATTGCCATTGCCTCTATACATTTTCCAAGGAAAATCTACTCAGATACTGAGCAAGTTCACCTGCAGATTAAGGACACGATATACACCTTTTAAACCCAGAATTATTGGATCAAAGGTCAACAGCAATAATCAAAAGACATGGATATAAGCAATAAAAAGGTCATTTAACACCAATCAAAGTTTAGTAACCACATTTACTCATCATACTCTCTATTTAAACTGAAATGCATGGCTAATTGTAGAAATAAAGTTGTTTGAGAAATattatcttaaaaaattaaaggagtCATCTTAAGCCACCTCACGGCTCGCGATAATGTGCTCTGATCATTTTCTACTAACCACAAAGACAGATCGACAAGTGCATCCACCATAGTAGTTGTGATGTTTCCTCTTTTATTGCTTTGAAAAAACAACTGTGTGAAGCTTTAAAGTTCCACTTCACCCTTTACAAGATTTAGATCCATAAGACTCACTGTATACAAATCTCCATTCATCTCCTCCTGGTGATGAAGAACCAAACCCCCTTCTAATCCATCCATATCTGCCAGAATATCtatgtatttcattttatataaaaatgatacaCAATCTGAAAACAATGTTGCGGTGTTCAAAATCCAAAATCAAACCAATCATTTTTCTGATGGAACCTCGAATGCAAGGAAATAACAATACCATAATAAACCTAAGGATTCCAAAACAAACTTGGATGGAAAGCTTACTACATCCAACCCCCCACACCGCCCGCCCTTTTCTTTCCattgttgaaaagaaaaataccaTCTTTCCTTTGTCTAGGCAAAGCTACTAATTTCAGGACACGATTGGTCGAAACGAGCAACCTTTTTTCTGGTTCCAAACAAAACTACTCCATTATCTCTACAAATTTAGAAGGTCACTCCTCCAcacttaaaaattaatataacaaaTGCAATGTGGTATACAAATTTCAATTGTAAAGTCACCATAGGAAGTTCTCCCAAAGTTCAAGCAAAGATAAGCCTGCAAATCTGTAAAAGCATAGAGACAACAGACCAACTTAAACACACAAAGAGGAAACACTATCTCTAAATCTACAATACATCTAGAAACTTAGGAAACTAGAAAATACTTTGATCAAACAATAAAGTCTAAGAAATCCAttccataaaacaaaaaaaatgggaTTTTGACTCCTAAATTCAATCAATCTGATATATAGAACTCCACAACACAAATTACATACCAAATCTTGATCTTCCTAGAACTATATACTAACACGAGCAAAGGATAAAGCTTTTCATCTGAATCTGAATCTGCAATaacaaatactaaaaaataaagcTTACCCAAAACCAATAACTTAAAAAGGGGTGTAAAGATAGCTTTTTTAACTTgaacttcttcaacaaaatgaaCCCATCTTGATCCTGCAAATCCCTATGCAAGTCAAACCAAAACCCCacaatttttcttcaaaaaaaatccaATCTTGGGAATGCTTACATACAAGAAACTGCAGAaagatgaaaattgaaaaaagaatagTGACAAAAATgttgttgggggtggggggtgggacCCACAAAACAAGATATTGAAGGATTGTAAAAGCAAAAATGGCTGGAATCACGCTCTCCCTTCTGGATTTTGCAGGACTTTTCTTCTCAaaacattttgattttttttcttcatatttattatatatatatattctttggtTTTCCCACCAACATGATCCTTTCTTGATTctctttttacaaaaatataatcacTAATGAAGATGGGATGTTTTGCTTTTTTACATTAATGCCCCTTAAGAGAAAGGATTAATACtagcattttttttatcacttacTAATTAAGTATTAGTAAATTCTTGTTTTATTTGGTTATGATGTCTTACTAAGTACATTTTTTAACTTTCAATTGCTTGAATTTGCAATTTTGATTCCTTTACTAGGGAAGGTTACAAATTTCGTCAAATGttttatcatttaattgttcatttgttatattaaatttatattattattctatatttGAGATGGTATAATCTTAATATGaacatattttctatataaaggACGTATAccatataattaaatgaattaaaagttaaatattttaaatatattcaacggataaaaaatataattactcaaaaaaaGTGATTCAAACATTTTAATCTTTGGATCTTATGATGTAAAGTTGATAgtttaacttaaataattacCATTTAGGATTATGACTagataaaagaaatttttattcTTGAGAAGAATATTCACACAAACTAAAAGTAGAtggctaagaaaaattaaatatggtgTGCCTACAAATCACAAACAATTTATCATCCCaaacttatatttaattgtgatgttgctatatataattatttaaaacgatctatttatttatttttcaaataataaaagaaaaataatttaaaattatacaattttccaATTTAAAACTATACAGTTTTCcattaaaattaacataaaagaTATACTCACCTCATAGCATATCTTGAATTCTGATCAGATTATAATATATCTTTAATGATATTAAAGTGTACAAAAATTGGCATGTTTAAGAATTTAATCTCACTTATGAGAATCAAGCATCACTAATCTTACATTTATGTGTGGTTCTcctatttattcattttaattaattaaataaaagaaactagTATATTTCTTaagaggggtattttggtaacAGCATTTGCCGGTAGGCAAAGTGGGCGGTGTGTGTGCATTATGCGGGTCCCAGGTCTTTTGGCGGGTTAAATTTGGCGGGTAATGTAACCATGCCTAGTTGACTTCGAGCCCGTTTGGCTcggcttaaaagctggtcaaactgatttaaaagttgatttttgacttatttagctgttagacaatattcaaaataacttattttaagtttaaaaaaaattattttaagccaaaagttaaaagctggggtaggggtgcttttcttttttagcttataagctgttttaagttgaccacaattttatctttttgcccttaatatttttatacaatctctaAATTACTCATATAACCCTtacatttctttctttcatttttcccttttcacgtttgacataacaactttagcacttttatccaaacgcataactgcttattttaaaaataaatttcagcacttttaaaaatacttttttaaagctgcttttattaaacccatccaaacgggcccttcgTCTCTACAAATTTATcaagtattatattatattattattactagatgagtatttattttatttaagtaattttaaaaaaatttaaatatatttaaatattaattttatacttaatatTATTTACTCAAcctatttttagaaattttaaatttattatatatttaaaataaaataagataagaaataattttattaattatctatttattaagagattaaatcaaatatgaacaaataaaaataaaattgagagaataaatagataaaaactATTCTATTTTAAAGAAACAAAAGATTGTATAATATCCATGCAATTTTTACTTAGTAATAGTTCTGAATTTTATgactttaaattaaaaatatgtttgaataAATCTAAATAgtcttaaattttataattttatacctATTAAGtgcaaaattgaaactaaaaaaatatcaaaggaAAAGATAGAAAGGACATTcttctaaaaatgaattaaaaaaattaaaaaataaattaatactaaACAATACttcatatatgatataaaattgtATGTAGTCTAATCCTAAAACTAGACtacaatacaattttcttattggaaaatttattaaaaataaaaacgcGTATCTCATTCTTAATGAGAAATTTGTGTTATGCATAAGTCCTTATTGGACTTCTCAAATCCaactcaaaattaaatttgaagtcTTTATATTCATATGAGATTATTTGGTGCAAGTTCTCCaaaaatattgatgatattgttTGTATTTTATGCTGCTAAACAATTCCACAAGCATTTATTCATATTCAATATCTTTAAAACTACATTTTAAGGTCATAGACGCACGacatcataataaaataaatatcgacaatttatgataaattaaacTTATTAAGATAATAATCCAATAAGTTGATTCAATGATCATATCTTTATATGATTTAATCAAGGACCTATCATATTAATCAATCAATTAATAATAACTATCAAAAAAAcagatataatatatttatattaaataatgtaGAAATTAAGAGTGAGAAAATTTTTCTTGCACTTTCAATCATTTGATGCATGGTATTTGtacaaatttgaaaagaaagattCTATATTGATGTCTAATTATTTGTCCTACACTAtaaatcaaatttcaatatTGGAAGGTTAATATACACTGTATTTTTTTCTTACGATGAATTTATAAAACATATCAAATTAAGTTACATGATAATTGGATATCCTACTTCATATCCAAACAGCTTGATGGAACTCTTTTTTGAGACAAGCCCTCTAATAATTGTGGTGCCCTCATAATGATTTTTGGAGAAATCAACAATCAGTCTCGAGCTAGCTTGTTTTACGTTAATGTGCGCTTTAATAATTAGTTTCAAATTCGGTATAAGAACTTAGACACATGCTGCTAGATAACATTTTTAGTGCTAGATGTATAGTCATTTCACATGAAAGTGGTGATTTGAAATTTTACTCTATATAAACATCCTCTCAAATAAATAGAGcagatttaaaaaatttcataagttgAAGACTTGAAGGTAACAACAAAGTATCGTGGTGGAGTGATGAATACTCATTCATTCTTAATCAGAGATTTTCGATTTGAGTCACCTTTGTTAGGAAGCGTTTTACTTTTAAATAGGAACTTCCCatcttgaattaaaatttagtcaaacttcataccaaacaacaaattttaaaacataacatTATAAAAGATTTAATCCAACTAACTTTAATTTATCCAATTCATATGTACAATATTCTCTAAGCAAAGTCTTATTCAAAATGATACAAGAAACATAACGGCCATCAATTTGACAATCAAACAAACTTAAAAACTCAATTCTCTAATAACAaactatataattataaaaaatctcaaaactaAACCCATGTACATACaaagtaaaaaaacaaacaaacattttgtccattttttaaatcaaaaatcatGAGCTATCTTATACATGCATctttttgcacttttttttttttaattattattagaaCAGGAAAACAAATTGTCACAACTAGTTACATCCTCTACACTACCAATACATTTACTTGGTCCACCAACAAGTGTAGTCTCATCAACAAAAGTCATATTAACATCACAATCATACTTTAATCCACCCAAATTAAATCCATTTCTTCCTACACCACCtctataatatatatcaaatctCACCTTAAACATTTCCCATTCATGTAATTTTCTATCACTTGCAAGTGCTCTTGGTACATATAAATCTGTCTCTAATTTTGCAGGACTTGCCGATGCATTAACCAATGTTGTCTCTCCTATCGCTTGATAAAATTCCTTCGTTTGTAACGTCCACATAATTTTCTCATCGAAAATTACCCATATCACACCTTTATCGTAAAAATATTCAACATCACGTTTGTTTGTAATGTTGAACATGACATTACATCCAGCTACAAACGTTGAATTTACCGTGGATTGTAAGTTTGAAATGGACATTGATTGTAAATGGACTCCGTGCATACCGATGATTTGTGAGTTAGAGAAACTAACGGTTCTTGACGTACTAAAATCTATCATCGCAAAAAGGCCTACGATGAGAACAAATACCATGGTACCAACAAACATGACCGATCCAATTTTTTGCGATGCACTTAGGTGTTCGAATTCCAAGGAGTTATTTGGGTCCCCCCAATTAGGGTTATTTGTCTCTGCTGGGGTTGAAGTGTAGAACGACGTTGGTAATCTTTCATACGATGGATTTGAAGGAATTCTTGATgcttccattttctttttttaaaaataaatttaaaattggttcttgaaataattaaattaaaagaacaatttgGGATGAAGAAATACTGtttcttaatttcttattttgattCCTATATAATCCAAAGCCTATTGTTGTTGCAACAACAAATTAAAGCTAATTAATGCGTTTGTTGTTGCAACAACATTGgtgaaggaaaaaatatttgaggaaatTAAGGGTGGTGGAGAGCTAATAATTGTTTTAtggaatttgaaaatataaacttgATTACCACCAACTTACACGCAGTTCCCGATGATTAAGGTCGTTAaacaaaaaatcattataaccAGTAAAATCTTgcattttgaaaacaaaaatataataataaaaaatgagattTGACAACCTTGTAtgataaaatatacttttaattttttttatacagaTATTCTCAACAATGGTGTAGctatatacttttttaaaaaataattcttcgtatatattaaaattactgACTAATGCAAATCTTTTGGTGATGATGAGGATGCGGGGACCGTTGCATGTAAATTGATGGGTCCAAAAGAAGTAGAAAATAGGTATCAACATGAATGGAATTTAAGTGGCAATAGCCTAAGCCACGAACATGTTGTTTTAATCAAAACTTCATctcttcaaaaaataaaaatatatata
This DNA window, taken from Solanum lycopersicum chromosome 5, SLM_r2.1, encodes the following:
- the LOC101248101 gene encoding E3 ubiquitin-protein ligase BOI, whose translation is MYRGNGNGTNTQLPIFVDANGFQYPPSAPNQLQLFGSLPLGSSADPVNYFVNEHATPMIRHNRGSEAGVSRQQKLQFSLNHNLVHDDTERPANVPAQNPVSTGLKLSYDDDEPNSSLSSASGSINASASVIMSLGDNIKTEMERQKKEFDQYLKTQEETWARGVRDIKQRHMASLLSAVEKNVGTKLQEKDIELENINQKNRELVERMKQVTAEAQNWCYRAKCNESLVNTLKTNLQQAMQSAEQGKEGMGDNELDDAASYIDRNNRLSNIPSGSGKCASTKKGIICKVCKLKEVCILLMPCRHLCLCKDCEGLVSVCPICQLMTTASVEVFLS